The region TTGGCCTTGCTAAATTTGATAGCTCGTAGTTTGACTTTATCCCACCCTTTTCAAGCAAGATGATCTCATCAGCCAAAAATAGCGCCTCGTCGATGTTGTGAGTGACAAAAAGGATGGTTTTGCCAGCTTGTATTTTTAGGATTTCAGCCTGCATGCTAGCTCTCGTAAATGCATCAAGCGCGGCAAATGGCTCGTCCATGAGGATCAAATTTGCCTCATACGCAAGCACTCTAGCAAGCGAAACGCGCGAGCTCATGCCACCAGAGAGCTGCGAAACTGCGGCAAATTTAAAGTCGCTAAGCCCTATCATCGATATCAAACTATCGATTTTTGTAGCCTCTATTTCATGCTTTTTAAGCGCAAATACAATGTTTTCATAGACGTTTAGAAACGGCATAAGACGGGGCTCTTGAAAAACGAAGCCGATCTTTGCTTGCTCTTTAAATTTTATCTCGCCCTGACTTACGCTCTCAAGGCCTGCTATAAGGCGCAAAAGCGTAGTTTTGCCACAACCGCTTCTACCAAGTATGACGGTGATCTTATCTTTTTTTATGCTCAAATTTAGCCCTCTCAAAACGTCGATACGCTTTTCGCCTATAAAAAAATGCTTAGATAAATTTGAAATTTCTATCATTTCTCACCTCGCAACAGGCTAAATTTCGCTATCAAAAGCAAAAAGAGCCTATCTATGAGCACACCGCAAATGCCGATCGTAAAAATGCCCACAAATATCCTATCCGCGCGTGAGAGCTCTTCTGCGTCAAGGATTAAGTAGCCCAGCCCACTTGAAGCCGCTATCATCTCCGCTCCGATGATCGCGCGCATGGCGTAGCCAAAGCCTATTCGCATGCCGACAAAGATATCTTTTAGTGCGCTTTTTAAGATGATCTTGTAAAAAATCTCAAATTTACTAAAGCCAAAAATTTTACCAACCTCGATGAGCTTTATATCGCAGCTTGTTAGCCCCTTTTGGATGCTTAGAAACATCGGAAAAAACGAAGCCAAGATGATAATGATGATCTTTGGTGTCTCGTTTATACCAAACCAAAGCACCAAAATGGCGATCAAACTAAGCGGCGGGATATTTCTAAAAAACTCTAGTATCCACTCGTAATAAACGCTGATCTTTGGCAAAAGTGCCGCTATACCGCCAAGCACGAGCGCTAAGGCAAACGAGAGAGCATATCCTGCAAATATGCGCTTAAAGCTGATGATCGTATGCGTAGCAAGCTCGCCGCTTAGGCTCATGCTATACATCGTCTTTATCGTAGCTAGCGGACTTGGCAAGATATATGGCGTGAAAATTTCTAGCTCGCAAACGACCTGCCAGATGGCAAAGATCGCTAAGATCAAAATGCTCTTTTTAAAAATCTCCCTCACAGCCCATCTCCGTTGTGACAGCCGTTTTCGCAGTATAAAAGCTCGATGATCTGGTAGTTTTTAAGCTCGCTAAATTTATATGAAAGGGCGTTTTCTATCTTCTCTTTGCTACTAAGACTTAGTGTTTTTACGCCCAAATTTGTAAAAAAGCCCGGCGGTATCGGACTTTGCTCGATGTTGCGCATCTTTAAATTTATGGCGTTTTGCTCCCTAAAGCTTCTCCACGTCAAAAATGTGGTTCGCGCTAAATTTAGCCCTCTGCCAAGCTCTGCCAAGTCCTCGCATGGCGTCGTCACGTAAAGCCACTCGTCCTCTTTTAGCTTTGCGCTAAGCTCAAGCGCGCTTTCTATTAAAATAGGGTTTAAATTTGATATGAGATCGGCTTGCTCTTTGAAATTTGCCCTGATGAAATTTACAGCCCTCGGACAGCGACTATCGTAAATAAGCTCACTTTGCGTAAGAGCGTTTTTGTATGCGTTTTTTACACTTTTAACGTGGTCTTTTTCGCACTCTACTACGCTAAAGCCTTTGTCTTGCAAAATTTCTTTAAGTGCGGCAAAGTCGTAGATGTTTTTTACAACAGGATTTAACCAAACCACTTTTTTCATTAGAGCTCCCGTAAAATTTAAAAGCAAAATGTAATAATTAAAATCAAAATTGTATCATTTGAAAGTAAAAGGATGGCTTTGGGGGTTAAATTTGCAGACAAATGGCTAGACTTTTACGTCTAAATTTCGCTTTTTTTGGCTTTTCTCCATCAGTTTTAGTATGTCTATGCCGCTTTTTTCAAGGCGCATTAGCTCCTTAAGATAGGCAAATTTCTCATCTTTATTGATATCGTAGGTCGCTAGTTTCTCGCTTCGGCCAATCACTGATGCATAGACCTTGTTGCCATCAAGCTTATCGGTATTTTGCACATTGTAAAGCGACAGCACGCCCTCTATCACCTCTTTAAATTTCGCGCCGCTCTTCATACCAGCCTTCATCAGCGTTAAAAATCTCTGCCTGCTCTCATCGTCAGTGAAATTTATACTTTGCATTGTCTCATATTCGATCGGTGGCTTGTTCGTGCTAGTTAGCATTGAGATGGCCTTCTTGCCTATCGTGATACTCTCCACGCCGACTCTCTCGCCAAGATATTGCCTTAGCGCATAGTCCAGCCACCTATCTTTAAATTCTTCTACGCTCATATCCTTATCAAGTATCTCAAAGCCCTCCACGTGGCTCTTGTGCCTAAGTCCGAGCAAAGTACCGCTATCATCTTTTGACGTGTACTCTTTCGCGAAGAGATCGACGTTTGTTGGATAGTATCCGATGATCGATTCGTAAAGCCTTCCAAAACCAAGCGCCTCGGTCTGACTAACAAAACTTTTAAGCTCATCTATCTCATCTTGTCTCATTTGCTTGTCGTATCCCATGAGCTTGCCCCAGATACTTATCTTGCCATTAGCGGCCATGCCTGTGAGTGAGTTATCTCTAGCAAATTTTAGTGGCTCATCATCTTTGCTAAATTTGCTCTCGCTCGTGCGACTTAAATTTATCTGCTCACTGCTTTGGTTGGTCTTTTTGGTTAAATTCTGAGATGAGAAATTTAAGGAATTTTCGTCTGAAGTTGGTTTAATATGGCTAGCGCCTTGCTCTCTAATGTTTTGAAAGCCACTGTATAAATTTACATTAGCTCCATTTACACCACCTATCATCTCAAGTCCTTTGTAAGATAGTTAAAACAAATATCGTCTCTTTCAGAGTAAAATTTAGAAATTTGTAGAGTTTGACTTGTAAATTTAGGCTGGCTTGAGACTGGATAAATTTGGATATTTTAGAAGGCTGGAATTTAGAATTTACTTTGTAGAATTTGCATCTATCGGTTTTTGATTGTATCTGGTTCATATATTTTGGTTTAGTTTTATCGTATCTAGTCTATATATTTGGTTGTTAATTTACCATATACAACTCCGCATATTTGTCATATCATAGGCTATTTCAGATCAAATTTATGTCATCTTCTTGGTCACCCTAGTTACATTGGCCAAGCCCTTTTTGTAGTCTATCAAAATTTAGAATTTTGCAACTTTTTGGATTATAAATTTTAAATTTGTTTTTTTGAATAATTTAAATTTGAGATAGTTTATCTGGATAATTTACCCTGCTTTTGGTTTTGCATCTTAAATATATAGTCCCTAATCCTAAAACATCGCAAAATAGCTTATAGATTTAACCTAGAAACACTCAAAATAGAAATAACCCGCCCAAAGCAAATATCACAAAAAATCACCGAAGTAAAATTTAAAAACTACTAGATCTAAATTTAGAAATTTATGGCGTTGGCTTTAAAATTTAATAGATAAGTTGAGCTAGAAATTTAAAACCTCATTTTGAAAGTTTTTGGCATAAATTAAAGAGTGTCTGCTTGCGTTTTTTGTGCTTACAAACCGCTATAAATTTACTTACACCAACTATTTTAACCTATCACAGCAGCTCATCTAAAAGCCACGAAATAAAAATTTATAATGCTCCGACTTGTAAATTTGCCATAGACTAAAATGGATAAATTTAAAACAAAATTTTTAAAAAATAAACGTAAAAAGAAAAATTTAGAAAGAAAAGAGAGCCAGATAGGCTCTCTGGGGATTATTCAGCTACTAGCTCTATATAAGCCATCTCAGCTGCGTCGCCTCTGCGAACGCGAGTTTTGATAATCCTTGTATAGCCACCGTTGCGCTCTTTAAATTTTGGAGCTACTTCAGTAACTAGCTTATTTGTAGTCTCTTTGTCTTGCAATGAAGCAAATACTGCTCTGTGAGCGTTAGAGTCGCCCTTTCTAGCTCTTGTGATAAGCTTTTCAACATAGCTTCTAAGCTCTTTTGCTTTTGGTAAAGTTGTCTCTATCTTTTCGCTTTTGATGATAGCTATCGCTAAATTCTTAAGCAATGCAGATCTATGAGATGACGTTCTACCAAGTTTGCGATATCCGTGTTTATGTCTCATCTATTGTCCTTTTATTCTTTTGCACTCATTTGTGATTTTAGCTCGGTTATTTTCTTTCTGAGTTGCTCTTTGCTATCTTTTAACACATCGACACCAACTGGATAGCCTATCTCTTCCATAACCGCTTTTATCTCTTCAAGAGATTTTTTACCTAAATTTTTAAGCTCTTTAAGCTCATTTTCGTCCATCAACGCAAGCTCGCCGATAAATCTAATATCGGCTTTGTCAAGGCAGTTAAAACTTCTAGCGCTTAAATTTAGATCTTCTACACTAGAAAGTAGCTTTGAGAACTCGCCACTTGCGCTTGAACTAGCAACTGGGGCACTAACATCAATATCCAAAATTCCTTTAAATACTGACATTTGTTGATACATAGCTTCTAAACAATTTTTAAAAGCTTCTACTGGACCAACTTGACCATCTGTTGTTATTGTAAATACGATCTTCTCGTAGTCTGGATCATCTTCAACCAAGACATTTTGTATCTCATAAACTGCTTTTTTAACAGGTGTAAAGAAAGCGTCTAGTGCGATGTACTCGTCTTCGATCTCTTCTCTGATCTCTTCACTAGGAACATATCCGATACCTTTTTGGATGATAACTGAGAAATTTAACTCAGCATCTTCGTTGATGGTTGCAAGATATGCGTCTGGATTAACGATCTCAACTAGGTCGTTATTTAGGTCAGCTCCAGTTATCTCTTTTGGTCCTTTAAAGCTATACTCTATAACTTCACGCTCGCTGCCACTTTTTAATTTAAATCTGATCTTCTTCAAATTTATAATAAAAAATGCCACGTCTTCAAGCATGCCACGCATACTATCAAATTCGTGACTAACGCCTTTTATCTTTACACCGATAGGAGCAAAGCCTACTGTGCTTGTGTAAAGAAGACGGCGTAGGGGGTGAGCCAAAGTAACAGCATAACCTGCTTCAAAAGGATATGCTGTAATGTTAGCGACATTTTCGCTAACACTTTTAACTTCTATTTCAGTTGGCATATAAGCTGATGTAGTAATCTTTCTCATCTTTATACCCTCTATTATTTTGAGTAAAGCTCTACTATAAATCTTTCCTCAACAGGAATGATAACCTCTTCTCTTTCTGGATTTCTAGTGAAAATTCCAAATTTTTTCTCTTTTTCCACATCTACCCAAGCAACGATGCCAGTTTGAGCTGTAAGATCGATCGCGCGAATGATTTGTGGATTGTTTTTAGATTTCTCAGCAACTTCTACTTTAGAGCCTGGCTCCACTCTGTAAGATGGGATATCCACTCTCTTGCCATTTACTAAAATATGTCCGTGAGTTACAAGCTGGCGAGCAAAACGACGAGTTGTTGCAAAGCCCATTCTGTAAACAACATTGTCTAATCTCTGCTCTAGTAGTTGAACCAAAAGAGCACCAGTATTGCCCTCGCGGCGTGCTGCTTCTTGGAACAATCTTCTAAATTGTTTCTCTGAAACACCATACATAAATTTAGCTTTTTGCTTCTCGCGAAGTTGTAAGCCATATTCGCTTATTTTTGCTCTTCTTTGTCCGTGTTGTCCTGGTGCATAAGGTCTTTTTTCTAAAGCACTTTTACCAGCAAGTCTTCTTTCGCCTTTTAACGCAAGAGACACACCAAGACGTCTTTCTAATTTTTCAACAGGTCCTGTATATCTAGCCATAATAATTTCTCCTAATTTTCTCTAATTATACGCGGCGGCGTTTTGGCGGTCTGCAACCATTGTGTGGTAAAGGTGTGATATCTTTGAAGAAAGTTACTTTTATGCCTTCAACACCACCTACACTCTTAACAGCCGTTTCACGTCCGCTA is a window of Campylobacter concisus DNA encoding:
- a CDS encoding ABC transporter permease, producing the protein MREIFKKSILILAIFAIWQVVCELEIFTPYILPSPLATIKTMYSMSLSGELATHTIISFKRIFAGYALSFALALVLGGIAALLPKISVYYEWILEFFRNIPPLSLIAILVLWFGINETPKIIIIILASFFPMFLSIQKGLTSCDIKLIEVGKIFGFSKFEIFYKIILKSALKDIFVGMRIGFGYAMRAIIGAEMIAASSGLGYLILDAEELSRADRIFVGIFTIGICGVLIDRLFLLLIAKFSLLRGEK
- a CDS encoding ABC transporter ATP-binding protein, whose product is MIEISNLSKHFFIGEKRIDVLRGLNLSIKKDKITVILGRSGCGKTTLLRLIAGLESVSQGEIKFKEQAKIGFVFQEPRLMPFLNVYENIVFALKKHEIEATKIDSLISMIGLSDFKFAAVSQLSGGMSSRVSLARVLAYEANLILMDEPFAALDAFTRASMQAEILKIQAGKTILFVTHNIDEALFLADEIILLEKGGIKSNYELSNLARPRDLLSEELIAIKRKILSEI
- the rpsD gene encoding 30S ribosomal protein S4 — its product is MARYTGPVEKLERRLGVSLALKGERRLAGKSALEKRPYAPGQHGQRRAKISEYGLQLREKQKAKFMYGVSEKQFRRLFQEAARREGNTGALLVQLLEQRLDNVVYRMGFATTRRFARQLVTHGHILVNGKRVDIPSYRVEPGSKVEVAEKSKNNPQIIRAIDLTAQTGIVAWVDVEKEKKFGIFTRNPEREEVIIPVEERFIVELYSK
- a CDS encoding DNA-directed RNA polymerase subunit alpha codes for the protein MRKITTSAYMPTEIEVKSVSENVANITAYPFEAGYAVTLAHPLRRLLYTSTVGFAPIGVKIKGVSHEFDSMRGMLEDVAFFIINLKKIRFKLKSGSEREVIEYSFKGPKEITGADLNNDLVEIVNPDAYLATINEDAELNFSVIIQKGIGYVPSEEIREEIEDEYIALDAFFTPVKKAVYEIQNVLVEDDPDYEKIVFTITTDGQVGPVEAFKNCLEAMYQQMSVFKGILDIDVSAPVASSSASGEFSKLLSSVEDLNLSARSFNCLDKADIRFIGELALMDENELKELKNLGKKSLEEIKAVMEEIGYPVGVDVLKDSKEQLRKKITELKSQMSAKE
- the rplQ gene encoding 50S ribosomal protein L17, with the translated sequence MRHKHGYRKLGRTSSHRSALLKNLAIAIIKSEKIETTLPKAKELRSYVEKLITRARKGDSNAHRAVFASLQDKETTNKLVTEVAPKFKERNGGYTRIIKTRVRRGDAAEMAYIELVAE